In one window of Paracoccus saliphilus DNA:
- a CDS encoding MerR family transcriptional regulator — protein MLTIGTLAKRTGTNVQTIRYYEQIGLMPEPGRTEGGQRRYGDAELDRLAFIRHARQLGFALDAIRELLDLSDTPDHSCAHVDSIAKKQLKQVEARIVRLEALRAELRRMITDCAGGSVADCRVLEVLRDHGECLADHDKTPA, from the coding sequence ATGCTGACAATCGGAACTCTGGCGAAACGCACCGGCACCAATGTACAGACCATCCGCTATTATGAGCAGATCGGCCTGATGCCCGAGCCCGGCCGCACAGAGGGCGGGCAGCGCCGCTATGGCGATGCGGAACTCGACCGGCTCGCCTTCATTCGTCACGCACGGCAACTGGGATTTGCCCTCGATGCGATCCGAGAGCTGCTGGACCTGTCCGACACGCCCGATCATTCCTGCGCCCATGTCGATTCCATCGCGAAGAAGCAGTTGAAGCAGGTTGAAGCACGTATTGTTCGGCTGGAAGCGCTGCGAGCAGAGCTGAGGCGCATGATCACCGATTGTGCCGGAGGTTCCGTTGCGGATTGCCGGGTGCTGGAAGTGCTGCGCGATCATGGCGAATGCCTTGCCGACCATGACAAAACCCCCGCCTGA
- a CDS encoding heavy metal translocating P-type ATPase, whose protein sequence is MENDDTTLEEWRVTGMDCGSCATKLRGAVERLPGISEVDVALMAERLRLRRDGSRISRGEVEKAVRGVGFGLSPKDGPATESPVRGFVLPADAYSDNADIPPQKETRQQEDPAWYQTRKGRMLIGTGLLLAAAWVVELSTGGPAAQWAFILATLIGLAPVAKKALILARARMPFTIEMLMSIAALGALVIGAAGEAALVVFLFAMGEMLEGLAAGKARDGIRALAELVPKSARLVVGSRIREVPAATLSIGQVVQVRPGDRVPADGTVISGTSGVDESPVTGESIPRLKEAGAEVFAGSVNTEAELRLSVTRAAEDNTIARIIRLVEEAETARAPTERFIDRFSRWYMPAVVGMAVLVAVLPPLFADANWETWIYRALALLLIGCPCALVISVPASIASALSAGARQGLLMKGGAVIEAAARTDLVAFDKTGTLTEGRPQVTDTVAVSGTVEELLRIAAAVETGASHPLGQAILARAEGIGVDWPEGAEAGAIPGQGAFATIEGVRWTVGAPRLAIEAGILTGELAEQAEALEAEGKTVVAVFASDRLLGLLALRDEPREDAAQTVANLGGMGVSAVMLTGDNARTGAAIAKQIGLDYRAELLPEDKVAALRELTGRHRVMMIGDGINDAPALATAHVGIAMGSGTDVALETADGALLRNRLMDVVAQLRLARATMVNIRQNVAIALGLKGVFLITTVLGITGLWIAILADTGATVLVTLNALRLLGFGPKQRPRAPKGPLRAAPAE, encoded by the coding sequence ATGGAAAATGACGATACGACTCTTGAGGAATGGCGCGTAACAGGCATGGATTGCGGTTCCTGCGCCACCAAGCTGCGCGGCGCGGTCGAACGGTTGCCCGGCATATCCGAGGTGGATGTGGCCCTGATGGCCGAGCGCCTGCGCCTGCGCCGCGACGGGTCCCGGATATCGCGTGGCGAGGTCGAGAAAGCCGTGCGTGGAGTGGGATTCGGGCTTTCGCCCAAGGACGGTCCCGCGACGGAAAGTCCCGTGCGCGGGTTTGTCCTGCCCGCCGATGCCTATTCCGACAATGCGGATATTCCGCCGCAGAAGGAAACCCGACAGCAGGAAGATCCCGCGTGGTACCAGACCCGCAAGGGCCGGATGCTGATCGGCACCGGTCTGCTGTTAGCTGCGGCATGGGTTGTGGAACTCTCCACGGGTGGGCCTGCCGCGCAATGGGCATTTATCCTCGCGACCTTGATCGGCCTTGCCCCGGTCGCGAAGAAGGCACTGATATTGGCGCGGGCACGGATGCCATTCACCATTGAAATGCTCATGAGTATCGCCGCGCTTGGTGCACTTGTGATAGGCGCGGCTGGCGAGGCAGCGCTGGTTGTCTTCCTGTTTGCCATGGGCGAGATGCTGGAGGGCCTTGCAGCCGGCAAGGCCCGGGACGGTATTCGCGCGCTCGCCGAACTGGTGCCCAAATCCGCCCGCCTCGTGGTCGGCAGCCGCATCCGCGAGGTGCCCGCCGCCACCCTCTCTATCGGGCAGGTTGTGCAGGTTCGCCCCGGCGATCGCGTGCCCGCCGATGGCACCGTGATCTCAGGCACATCCGGTGTCGATGAAAGCCCTGTCACGGGAGAGAGCATCCCACGCCTGAAAGAGGCGGGAGCGGAGGTCTTCGCCGGATCGGTGAATACCGAGGCGGAGTTGCGGCTGAGTGTCACTCGGGCCGCCGAGGACAACACGATAGCCCGGATCATCCGCCTGGTGGAAGAAGCCGAAACAGCCCGGGCGCCCACCGAACGCTTTATCGACCGCTTCAGCCGCTGGTACATGCCTGCCGTGGTCGGCATGGCAGTTCTGGTCGCCGTATTGCCGCCCCTCTTCGCCGATGCAAACTGGGAAACCTGGATCTATCGTGCTCTCGCATTGCTGCTGATCGGTTGTCCTTGCGCATTGGTGATCTCGGTCCCCGCCTCCATCGCTTCGGCGCTTTCAGCCGGGGCACGGCAGGGATTGCTGATGAAAGGCGGCGCGGTCATCGAGGCTGCGGCAAGGACCGACCTCGTGGCCTTCGACAAGACCGGCACGCTAACCGAGGGAAGGCCGCAGGTAACTGATACGGTAGCCGTTTCCGGCACGGTAGAAGAATTGCTGCGCATCGCTGCGGCGGTGGAAACCGGGGCGAGTCACCCGCTCGGTCAGGCGATCCTTGCCCGAGCCGAGGGTATCGGAGTGGACTGGCCCGAAGGCGCAGAGGCCGGTGCGATTCCCGGCCAGGGAGCCTTCGCCACGATTGAAGGGGTGCGTTGGACCGTCGGCGCTCCGCGCCTCGCCATCGAGGCGGGAATCCTGACAGGTGAATTGGCCGAACAGGCTGAAGCGCTTGAGGCAGAGGGCAAGACAGTGGTCGCCGTGTTTGCCTCGGATCGCCTTCTGGGCCTATTGGCGCTGCGGGACGAGCCGCGCGAAGATGCGGCCCAGACCGTGGCGAACCTGGGCGGAATGGGCGTTTCCGCCGTCATGCTGACTGGAGACAACGCCCGAACCGGAGCCGCTATCGCCAAGCAGATCGGACTCGACTACCGGGCGGAACTGTTACCCGAAGACAAGGTTGCCGCATTGCGCGAGCTTACCGGTCGGCACCGGGTGATGATGATAGGCGACGGCATCAACGATGCCCCCGCCCTGGCCACCGCCCATGTCGGCATCGCCATGGGTTCCGGCACCGATGTGGCGCTTGAAACTGCGGATGGCGCGTTGCTCCGCAATCGGCTGATGGATGTGGTGGCGCAACTACGCCTGGCCCGCGCGACCATGGTCAATATCCGGCAGAACGTGGCCATTGCGCTCGGTCTCAAAGGGGTGTTTCTCATCACGACCGTGCTGGGCATCACCGGGCTCTGGATCGCGATCCTTGCGGATACGGGAGCAACGGTGCTCGTGACCTTGAATGCGCTGCGTCTTTTGGGCTTTGGCCCGAAACAGAGGCCCCGTGCCCCGAAAGGTCCTTTGCGCGCCGCGCCGGCTGAATAA
- a CDS encoding MaoC family dehydratase, whose protein sequence is MTNIDKNPAVTRWFEDFTLGEVFHNPSRTMTDGIFAMFQAASGDNDPIHYNLEYCQDRGHRDMLAHGMQTFIQTAAGAGTFPSQVADSLVGLIEFGGNILKPVYRNDTLYAKLEITDLIEQNTTGIIVMTASVENHQGIEVLSGFHKYLIRKRPDQA, encoded by the coding sequence GTGACGAATATCGACAAGAATCCTGCCGTGACCCGCTGGTTTGAAGATTTCACCCTGGGTGAGGTTTTCCACAACCCGTCGCGGACCATGACCGACGGCATCTTCGCGATGTTTCAGGCGGCTTCCGGCGACAACGACCCGATTCATTACAATCTCGAATATTGCCAGGATCGCGGACATCGCGACATGCTCGCCCACGGGATGCAGACATTCATCCAGACGGCAGCCGGAGCAGGAACCTTCCCATCGCAAGTTGCGGATTCGCTTGTTGGATTGATCGAGTTCGGAGGCAATATCCTCAAACCGGTTTATCGAAATGACACGCTTTATGCCAAGCTCGAAATTACTGACCTGATAGAGCAGAACACGACCGGTATTATCGTGATGACCGCCTCGGTCGAAAATCACCAGGGTATCGAGGTGCTGTCCGGATTCCACAAATACCTGATCCGCAAACGTCCGGATCAGGCATAA
- a CDS encoding LysR family transcriptional regulator, translating to MEYSVNITLKQMRYFDAALRTGSIVQAAEEMNISQSSISAAIDLIEGTIGVDLFRRMPAKGIVPTDAGEIVGKRLHLFLEEVRLLESDLLSIAGAPVGSLRIGCFEPAAPLVIPRLLQRIAAEYPSIRIEIVEGDMKFIKEQLADGAIDMALTYDISLPVDMPFLRVFTTYPYALIPNAWELSEQDSVSLDELADLPMIMLDLPESHSFFGNLFASHGIDVNVVHSTKSSSVLRGMVAAGFGFSVLMLCGKSDRDPLNGYAVMPISGSVPTSNFGLAYKKYARRTQMVDMVLESCAILAEQRIYDDLIVRNV from the coding sequence TTGGAGTATTCAGTGAATATCACGCTGAAACAGATGCGCTATTTCGATGCGGCCCTGCGAACTGGTTCAATCGTTCAGGCCGCGGAAGAAATGAATATCTCTCAGTCGTCGATCTCGGCCGCGATTGATCTTATCGAGGGAACTATCGGTGTTGATCTGTTCAGGCGCATGCCAGCCAAGGGCATCGTGCCGACTGACGCGGGAGAGATTGTCGGCAAGCGCCTTCACCTGTTTCTCGAAGAAGTGCGGCTTCTAGAATCCGATCTTCTATCGATTGCCGGAGCGCCCGTAGGGTCTTTGCGAATTGGCTGTTTCGAGCCGGCAGCGCCCTTGGTCATACCGCGCCTGCTTCAGCGCATCGCGGCCGAATATCCTTCCATACGGATTGAAATCGTCGAAGGCGACATGAAATTCATCAAGGAACAACTGGCCGACGGGGCAATCGATATGGCCCTTACATATGATATATCCCTACCCGTGGACATGCCCTTTCTGCGGGTGTTCACAACATATCCCTACGCGCTTATTCCCAATGCATGGGAGTTGTCCGAACAGGACAGCGTCTCGCTCGACGAGCTGGCCGATCTGCCGATGATCATGCTCGATCTTCCAGAATCACACAGTTTCTTTGGAAACCTTTTTGCGTCTCATGGTATCGACGTGAATGTTGTCCATTCTACAAAGTCATCCAGCGTGCTGCGCGGTATGGTGGCGGCCGGTTTCGGGTTCTCGGTCTTGATGCTGTGCGGGAAATCCGACCGCGATCCCTTGAACGGCTATGCAGTCATGCCGATTTCCGGGAGTGTGCCTACCTCCAATTTCGGATTGGCCTACAAGAAATACGCAAGGCGGACGCAAATGGTCGACATGGTGCTCGAATCCTGCGCCATTCTGGCCGAGCAGCGCATATATGATGACCTGATCGTGCGGAATGTCTAA
- a CDS encoding ABC transporter ATP-binding protein, with protein sequence MTNLLDVRDLSVQFTLPKQGFFGPRPVLEAVRKISFSMQRGRALGIVGESGSGKTTAAMATIRLTEASGGQVLFEGEDLLTLGAEDMRMRRRDVQLIFQDPYSSLNPRARVSDIVREPMDLLQIGTMAERRERVVELFTRVGLREDQLNLFPHQFSGGQRQRISIARALTTNPKLLVCDEAVSALDVAIQAQILNLLAELKEEFQLAYLFISHDLGVVRHVCDDVAVMYLGKIVEMAPRAALFEAPQHPYTQALISAAPSLERRKSRGYVRPLKVSGDPPSPINPPKGCAFAERCPRAQAICRDTPPELEQQGGTRVACHFAGPIDNL encoded by the coding sequence ATGACTAACCTGCTGGATGTGCGCGATCTATCCGTGCAGTTCACCTTGCCGAAACAGGGCTTCTTTGGTCCGCGTCCGGTGCTGGAAGCGGTGCGCAAGATCTCGTTTTCGATGCAGCGTGGTCGCGCGCTCGGGATCGTCGGGGAAAGCGGCTCTGGCAAGACCACTGCTGCCATGGCCACGATCCGGCTGACCGAGGCGTCTGGCGGGCAGGTCCTGTTCGAGGGCGAGGATTTGCTGACCCTCGGCGCCGAAGACATGCGCATGCGCCGGCGCGATGTGCAATTGATCTTTCAGGATCCGTATAGCTCGCTCAATCCGCGGGCAAGGGTGTCCGATATCGTCCGCGAACCGATGGACCTGTTGCAGATCGGAACCATGGCGGAACGCCGGGAAAGGGTTGTGGAACTGTTTACCCGCGTCGGACTGCGCGAGGATCAGCTCAATCTCTTCCCGCATCAATTCTCGGGAGGGCAACGACAGCGGATCTCGATCGCGCGGGCGCTGACCACGAACCCCAAGCTGCTGGTCTGTGACGAAGCCGTCTCGGCGCTGGACGTGGCGATCCAGGCACAGATCCTGAACCTGTTGGCGGAACTCAAGGAAGAATTCCAACTGGCCTATCTGTTCATCTCTCATGATCTGGGGGTGGTGCGCCATGTCTGCGACGATGTGGCGGTGATGTATCTGGGGAAAATCGTCGAAATGGCCCCGCGCGCCGCGTTGTTCGAGGCGCCGCAGCATCCCTATACGCAGGCACTGATCTCGGCGGCACCATCGCTGGAGCGGCGCAAATCCCGCGGCTATGTGCGCCCGCTCAAGGTTTCGGGAGACCCGCCTTCTCCGATCAACCCGCCGAAGGGCTGCGCTTTTGCCGAACGTTGTCCAAGGGCGCAAGCGATCTGCCGTGATACGCCGCCGGAACTCGAACAGCAGGGGGGCACGCGGGTCGCTTGTCATTTTGCCGGCCCAATCGACAATCTTTGA
- a CDS encoding ABC transporter ATP-binding protein yields the protein MSHLLEIEDLRVTFNTRHGAVTALDSVSLHVDAGETLGVVGESGCGKSITALSVMGLIPQPPGRIAGGAIRLNGEDLTKAKESRLQRLRGAEAAMIFQEPMTSLNPVFKVGDQIAEAITLHQKVSHDQAFKDAVALLDRVGIPSPAARAHDYPHQLSGGMRQRVMIAMAVSCRPKLLIADEPTTALDVTVQAQIFDLLNEIQREFGVAIIMITHDMGAISEMADRVAVMYAGRVIEEAHADEVLDHPLHPYSRGLISCIPTLGKGEPDALKEIPGVVPPLHLLGAGCAFSDRCAHSFSRCTNEKPLLVDRGHHPAACHGIEEGKL from the coding sequence ATGAGCCATCTTCTGGAAATCGAGGACCTGCGCGTCACCTTCAATACCCGCCACGGCGCGGTGACGGCGCTTGATTCCGTGTCCCTGCATGTGGATGCCGGAGAAACCCTGGGTGTGGTCGGCGAATCCGGCTGCGGCAAGTCGATCACCGCCCTGTCGGTCATGGGGCTGATCCCGCAGCCGCCGGGGCGGATCGCGGGCGGAGCGATCCGGCTGAACGGAGAGGATCTGACCAAGGCCAAGGAGTCCCGTCTGCAACGTTTGCGCGGGGCAGAGGCGGCGATGATCTTTCAGGAGCCGATGACATCGCTGAACCCGGTGTTCAAGGTCGGCGACCAGATTGCCGAGGCGATCACGCTGCACCAGAAGGTCAGTCACGATCAGGCCTTCAAGGATGCGGTCGCGCTTCTGGATCGGGTGGGCATTCCGTCGCCCGCAGCGCGCGCGCATGACTATCCACACCAATTGTCAGGCGGGATGCGCCAACGGGTGATGATCGCCATGGCGGTAAGTTGTCGTCCCAAATTGCTGATCGCCGACGAGCCGACAACAGCGCTGGACGTGACGGTGCAGGCACAGATCTTCGATCTGCTCAACGAGATCCAGCGCGAGTTCGGCGTGGCGATCATCATGATCACCCATGACATGGGGGCCATCTCGGAAATGGCGGATCGGGTCGCGGTGATGTATGCGGGGCGGGTCATCGAAGAGGCGCATGCCGATGAGGTGCTCGATCATCCTCTGCATCCTTATTCGCGTGGTTTGATTTCGTGCATCCCGACGCTCGGCAAGGGGGAACCCGACGCGCTCAAGGAAATCCCCGGCGTGGTGCCTCCCCTGCATTTGCTGGGGGCGGGCTGCGCCTTTTCCGATCGCTGCGCGCATAGTTTCTCTCGCTGCACCAATGAAAAACCCCTGCTGGTCGACCGTGGCCATCACCCGGCCGCCTGCCACGGCATCGAGGAGGGCAAGCTATGA
- a CDS encoding ABC transporter permease, which produces MSTQGAITELEARYKAESPMREAWRMFRRNVPALVGLAILIMIVLATLYGHFLYAGDPFEIVWAPHEAPMIAPEFPLGTDYLGRDIVAGMLTGGGPTLTVGAVAAAITMFIGVSLGALAGYYGGWMDNLLMRFTEFFQVLPALLFAMILVTLFSPSMLTIAMAIGVVSWPQTARLTRAEFLKIKELEYVTAARAIGARNGRIIWKVILPNAAPPLIVSATLTIGVAILFEAGLSFLGLGDPNVMSWGLMIGANRDFILDAWWPVTFPGLAIFLTVLAVSLIGDGLNDAFNPKLRER; this is translated from the coding sequence ATGAGCACGCAAGGAGCAATCACGGAGCTTGAGGCGCGCTACAAGGCCGAAAGCCCGATGCGTGAAGCCTGGCGGATGTTTCGCCGCAATGTACCGGCACTGGTGGGGTTGGCGATCTTGATCATGATCGTTCTCGCCACGCTTTACGGTCACTTTCTCTATGCTGGTGATCCGTTCGAGATTGTCTGGGCTCCGCACGAGGCGCCCATGATCGCACCGGAATTCCCGCTCGGCACGGATTATCTGGGCCGCGATATCGTGGCCGGGATGCTGACGGGCGGTGGACCGACCCTCACCGTGGGAGCGGTGGCGGCGGCGATCACCATGTTCATCGGCGTCAGCCTTGGGGCGCTGGCGGGCTATTACGGCGGTTGGATGGACAATCTGCTGATGCGGTTCACAGAGTTTTTCCAGGTCCTTCCTGCATTGCTTTTCGCAATGATACTGGTGACCCTGTTCAGCCCCTCGATGTTGACGATCGCAATGGCGATCGGCGTGGTCAGCTGGCCGCAGACCGCGCGTCTGACCCGTGCCGAGTTCCTCAAGATCAAGGAGCTGGAATATGTCACTGCGGCCCGTGCCATCGGTGCCAGGAACGGGCGGATCATCTGGAAGGTGATCCTGCCCAATGCCGCGCCGCCCTTGATCGTCTCGGCGACATTGACCATCGGGGTCGCGATCCTGTTCGAGGCCGGGCTGTCTTTCCTGGGCCTTGGCGATCCCAATGTCATGAGCTGGGGGCTGATGATCGGGGCCAATCGCGATTTCATTCTGGACGCCTGGTGGCCAGTGACCTTTCCGGGGCTGGCGATCTTCCTGACGGTTCTCGCGGTCAGCCTGATCGGGGACGGACTGAATGATGCGTTTAATCCAAAGCTGAGGGAACGATGA
- a CDS encoding ABC transporter permease: MNATYLMRRIGYGLILMLGVVILNFLLIRLAPGDPAMVIAGDMGGASEEVLASIRQDYGLDKPILTQLWIYITNIAQGDLGESFFFNQQVTSLIAERIGPTVLLVVVAQIMSIIIGVFLGVIAARKPNGVMSGFVTVFATIGYAVPVFWTGIMLIILFASTFPIFPVEGMQSIRLRDASLLMKALDVAHHLVLPAFTLAVIYLAQYARLSRASMLEVLGSDYIRTARAKGASQRAVLFRHALRNAALPILTVAGMQFSHLISGALLVETVFNWPGMGRLAFDSILRRDYPTIMGVLFFASAIVVIANILTDMSYRLADPRLRGKS; encoded by the coding sequence ATGAACGCTACCTATCTCATGAGACGGATCGGCTATGGGCTCATCCTCATGCTCGGCGTCGTCATTCTGAACTTTCTGCTCATCCGCCTCGCCCCCGGCGACCCGGCCATGGTGATTGCCGGCGATATGGGTGGCGCCAGCGAGGAAGTGCTCGCCAGCATCCGGCAGGATTACGGGTTGGACAAGCCCATCCTGACCCAGCTCTGGATCTATATCACCAATATCGCGCAGGGCGATCTGGGTGAGAGCTTCTTTTTCAACCAGCAAGTCACCTCGCTGATCGCCGAACGAATCGGGCCGACGGTGCTGCTGGTCGTGGTCGCACAGATCATGTCGATCATCATCGGCGTGTTCCTGGGGGTGATCGCCGCGCGCAAGCCAAACGGGGTGATGTCCGGTTTTGTCACCGTCTTTGCCACCATCGGTTATGCCGTGCCGGTGTTCTGGACGGGGATCATGCTGATTATTCTCTTTGCCAGCACGTTCCCGATCTTTCCGGTCGAGGGAATGCAATCGATACGCCTGCGCGATGCCTCGCTGCTGATGAAAGCGCTGGATGTGGCGCATCATCTCGTCTTGCCGGCCTTTACCCTCGCAGTGATCTATCTGGCCCAATATGCGCGGCTCAGCCGGGCTTCGATGCTCGAGGTGCTGGGTTCGGATTATATCCGTACCGCCCGTGCCAAGGGGGCCTCGCAGCGTGCGGTTCTGTTCCGCCACGCCCTGCGCAACGCGGCGCTGCCGATCCTTACCGTGGCCGGGATGCAGTTCAGCCACCTGATCTCTGGCGCGCTGCTGGTCGAGACGGTGTTCAACTGGCCCGGCATGGGGCGGCTGGCCTTTGATTCCATTCTGCGCCGGGATTATCCCACGATCATGGGAGTGCTGTTCTTCGCCTCGGCCATCGTGGTGATCGCCAATATCTTGACCGATATGAGCTATCGCCTTGCCGATCCGAGATTGCGGGGCAAATCATGA
- a CDS encoding ABC transporter substrate-binding protein: MKFSTRFLGVAVGAAMLLAPTAQAQDKTLVIASTQVPRHLNGAVQSGIATAVPSTQLFASPLRYDEGWEPQPYLAESWEISEDGLSVTLNLVEGATFHDGEPITSEDVAFSIMTTKENHPFTSMFEPVTGIDTPDKHTAVIQLSKPHPALLLALSPALAPIIPKHIYGDGEDVKSHPRNTEDVVGSGPYMLEEFTAGEAIILKKYPEFFIEGRPKMDEIIIRTIQDSSSLLIAMENGEADMYPFASSSQSIRRLQEVEHLEVTSEGYAGIGPINWLAFNTQSPKLSDVRVRQAIAYAVDREFITKALHRGVSQPQRGPIIESSPLFDPEIPPYAVDLEKAKALMEEAGFGDGMDLTVDFLPGEKDQQQTVAEYLKSQLGKIGINVAVRTAPDFPTWAQRVSNYDFELTMDIVFNWGDPVIGVHRTYLSDNIRKGVIWSNTQQYSNPKVDELLNAAAVENDVDKRKQLYAEFQQIVAQDLPVYWINAVPYHTAYDKTLINPPVGIWGAMHPLDQIDWSE; encoded by the coding sequence ATGAAATTCTCGACTCGGTTCTTGGGGGTGGCTGTCGGGGCCGCGATGCTACTTGCTCCGACGGCACAGGCCCAAGACAAGACATTGGTCATTGCCTCGACACAGGTTCCCCGGCATTTGAATGGCGCTGTCCAGTCCGGGATCGCCACGGCGGTGCCGTCAACGCAGCTTTTCGCATCGCCCTTGCGCTACGATGAAGGCTGGGAGCCGCAGCCATACCTGGCCGAAAGCTGGGAGATAAGCGAGGATGGGCTTAGCGTCACGCTCAACCTGGTCGAAGGCGCCACGTTTCATGACGGTGAGCCGATTACATCCGAAGATGTCGCCTTCTCGATCATGACAACCAAGGAAAACCATCCTTTCACCAGCATGTTCGAACCCGTGACCGGGATCGACACGCCGGATAAGCATACCGCCGTGATCCAGCTGAGCAAACCGCACCCGGCGCTTCTGCTGGCGCTGTCGCCGGCTTTGGCCCCGATCATCCCGAAGCATATCTATGGGGATGGCGAGGACGTGAAATCGCATCCACGCAATACAGAGGACGTGGTTGGATCGGGGCCGTACATGCTGGAGGAGTTCACTGCGGGCGAAGCGATCATCCTGAAGAAATATCCGGAGTTCTTCATTGAGGGGCGGCCGAAGATGGATGAGATCATCATCCGTACCATTCAGGATTCCTCATCGCTTCTGATCGCCATGGAGAATGGCGAAGCGGATATGTACCCATTCGCATCCTCTTCGCAAAGTATCCGCCGCTTGCAGGAAGTAGAGCATCTGGAAGTGACCAGCGAGGGCTATGCCGGTATCGGGCCGATCAACTGGCTCGCATTCAACACACAATCCCCGAAACTGTCGGATGTGCGGGTGCGGCAGGCGATAGCCTATGCGGTTGATCGTGAATTCATCACCAAAGCGCTGCATCGCGGTGTCTCTCAGCCGCAGCGAGGGCCGATCATCGAAAGCTCGCCCTTGTTTGACCCCGAGATCCCACCATATGCGGTCGATCTGGAAAAGGCCAAGGCTCTGATGGAAGAGGCCGGATTCGGCGATGGGATGGATCTCACAGTGGATTTCCTTCCCGGCGAAAAGGATCAGCAGCAAACCGTGGCCGAATATCTCAAGTCCCAGCTCGGCAAGATCGGGATCAATGTGGCCGTCCGCACTGCTCCGGATTTCCCGACATGGGCGCAAAGGGTCAGCAATTACGATTTCGAGCTGACCATGGATATCGTGTTCAACTGGGGTGATCCGGTGATCGGGGTGCATCGCACCTATCTGAGCGACAATATCCGCAAAGGCGTGATCTGGTCCAACACGCAGCAATACAGCAATCCGAAAGTGGACGAATTGCTGAACGCGGCCGCAGTCGAGAACGATGTCGACAAGCGCAAGCAGCTCTATGCCGAGTTCCAGCAGATCGTGGCGCAGGACCTGCCCGTCTACTGGATCAACGCGGTGCCCTATCACACGGCATACGACAAGACGCTGATCAATCCGCCGGTGGGTATCTGGGGCGCGATGCATCCGCTCGATCAGATCGATTGGTCCGAATGA